A window of the Cicer arietinum cultivar CDC Frontier isolate Library 1 chromosome 6, Cicar.CDCFrontier_v2.0, whole genome shotgun sequence genome harbors these coding sequences:
- the LOC101512438 gene encoding metal tolerance protein B, with protein MEQQKAPILEARSVEEIEIPIVSDRLHLLPMTTVSSSSCNSVCRLSSKEKSVGGSNESAKKLSALIVFYAIVMVVEAIGGLKAHSLSVISDAAHLLSDIAGFSISLFAVWASGWEATPHQSFGYNRLEVLGALLSVQLIWFISGFLIYEAVGRLLYRNAIVNGKLMFAIAAFGFVLNCIMVLWLGHDHSHHHHGFGNSDHDHGHGHSHHQCGGDSDHGHGHSHHQCSGDSEHDHHGMEELPKVTDEENLTMLSNSKRSMNVLNINLQGAYLHVMTDMIQSIGVMIAGGVIWAKPEWFMVDLLCTLIFSVLSLSTTLPMLKNIFGILMERTPSEINIIQLESGIRSIKGVQEVHDLHVWAITVGKYFLSCHVVAEPGISSIDLLATIKHYCENTYQIQHVTIQVE; from the coding sequence ATGGAACAACAGAAAGCGCCTATCTTGGAAGCAAGATCAGTAGAGGAAATTGAGATACCAATTGTCTCAGACagacttcatcttcttccaatgACAACAGTGTCGTCGTCGTCTTGCAATTCTGTTTGTCGTTTGTCGAGTAAGGAAAAAAGTGTTGGGGGATCAAATGAATCAGCAAAGAAACTTTCAGCACTCATAGTTTTCTATGCTATTGTTATGGTTGTTGAAGCCATAGGGGGTTTGAAAGCTCACAGTTTATCTGTTATCAGCGATGCGGCACACTTGCTTTCTGATATTGCTGGattctctatctctctcttTGCAGTGTGGGCTTCAGGTTGGGAAGCAACACCTCATCAATCTTTCGGATACAATCGTCTTGAGGTTTTGGGTGCTCTTTTATCTGTGCAGTTAATTTGGTTCATATCTggttttttaatatatgaagCAGTTGGTAGACTTCTTTATCGAAATGCTATAGTGAATGGAAAGCTCATGTTTGCAATTGCAGCATTTGGCTTTGTTCTTAACTGTATCATGGTTTTATGGCTTGGTCATGATCATAGTCATCATCATCATGGCTTTGGAAACTCAGATCATGATCATGGTCATGGTCATAGTCATCATCAATGTGGTGGAGATTCAGATCATGGTCATGGTCATAGTCATCATCAATGCAGTGGAGACTCGGAGCACGATCATCATGGGATGGAGGAACTACCTAAAGTAACTGACGAGGAGAACCTTACAATGCTTTCAAATAGTAAGAGGAGTATGAATGTTTTGAATATAAACCTTCAAGGGGCCTATTTGCATGTCATGACTGATATGATTCAATCTATTGGAGTGATGATTGCTGGAGGAGTAATATGGGCAAAACCAGAATGGTTTATGGTTGATCTTTTATGTACTCTTATATTCTCTGTTTTATCCTTAAGTACTACTCTGCCTATgcttaagaatatttttggcATTCTGATGGAGAGGACACCAAGTGAGATTAATATCATTCAGCTGGAAAGTGGCATTAGAAGTATCAAGGGAGTGCAGGAAGTTCATGACTTGCACGTTTGGGCCATAACAGTTGgaaaatattttctatcttGCCATGTAGTGGCTGAGCCTGGCATCAGTTCCATTGATCTACTTGCCACTATTAAGCATTATTGTGAAAACACTTATCAAATACAACATGTAACCATACAAGTTGAGTAA
- the LOC101512110 gene encoding ras-related protein Rab11C has protein sequence MAHRVDHEYDYLFKIVLIGDSGVGKSNILSRFTRNEFCLESKSTIGVEFATRTLQVEGKTVKAQIWDTAGQERYRAITSAYYRGAVGALLVYDITKRQTFDNVQRWLRELRDHADSNIVIMMAGNKSDLNHLRAVSEDDGQALAEKEGLSFLETSALEATNIEKAFQTILTEIYHIVSKKALAAQEAASGTSVPGQGTTINVADTSGITKRGCCST, from the exons ATGGCGCATAGAGTGGATCATGAGTATGATTACTTGTTCAAGATCGTTTTGATCGGAGATTCTGGTGTTGGAAAATCTAACATCCTTTCCAGGTTTACTCGAAACGAGTTTTGTTTGGAGTCCAAATCTACTATTGGAGTTGAATTCGCCACCAGAACCCTTCAG GTAGAGGGAAAGACTGTAAAGGCACAGATATGGGACACAGCAGGTCAGGAACGGTACCGTGCTATTACCAGTGCCTATTATAGAGGAGCTGTGGGTGCTCTCCTTGTATATGACATAACTAAGAGGCAAACCTTTGACAATGTCCAAAGGTGGCTGCGTGAATTGAGGGACCATGCAGATTCTAACATAGTGATCATGATGGCTGGAAATAAGTCTGATTTGAACCATCTTAGAGCTGTTTCAGAGGATGATGGCCAAGCATTGGCTGAGAAGGAAGGTCTCTCTTTTCTTGAGACATCTGCACTGGAAGCAACCAACATTGAGAAGGCATTCCAAACCATATTGACAGAGATTTATCATATTGTAAGCAAAAAAGCACTTGCAGCTCAGGAAGCAGCTTCTGGTACCTCAGTTCCTGGCCAAGGAACCACAATCAATGTTGCAGATACCTCCGGCATTACAAAGAGAGGGTGTTGTTCCACTTAA
- the LOC101510626 gene encoding uncharacterized protein → MKKEDTVKLISSDGFEFVVDKEAAMVSQTIRNMLTSPGSFAERQHGEVTFPEISTTILEKICQYFYWHLEFASGKDREFPIEPELTLELMMAANYLHT, encoded by the exons atgaagaaggAAGACACAGTGAAACTCATCAGTTCCGATGGTTTCGAATTTGTCGTAGACAAAGAAGCTGCCATGGTTTCTCAGACCATTCGCAACATGCTTACCTCTCCAG GGAGTTTCGCTGAAAGGCAGCACGGAGAAGTGACTTTTCCTGAGATCAGCACCACCATTCTTGAGAAGATTTGCCAGTATTTTTACTGGCATCTTGAATTCGCTAG TGGAAAGGACAGAGAATTTCCTATTGAACCTGAATTAACTCTGGAGTTAATGATGGCTGCCAATTACCTACATACTTGA
- the LOC101511161 gene encoding protein THYLAKOID ASSEMBLY 8-like, chloroplastic — translation MASRCFMRKWETCRLASVFLTELTSNSTRCSNLIRDVSTALSSTHSIAMFEPKSVWGFREYHDGRPRGPLWRGKKLIGKEALFVISGLKRFKDEEDTLHKFIKTHVLRLLKMDLIAVLTELERQQEVSLALMVFNVMQKQDWYKPDMFLYKDLIIALARAKRMDDVLQLWESMRKENLFPDSQTYTEVIRGFLSNGSPADAMNIYEDMKNSPDPPEELPFRILLKGLLPHPLLRNKVKQDFEEIFPDSSIYDPPQEIFGAR, via the exons ATGGCAAGTCGTTGTTTCATGAGAAAATGGGAAACCTGTCGTTTGGCTTCTGTATTCCTCACAGAGCTCACCTCAAATTCAACGAGGTGTAGCAACCTCATCAGAGACGTTTCAACTGCATTGTCTTCGACACACAGCATTGCAATGTTTGAACCCAAAAGTGTATGGGGTTTTAGGGAATACCACGACGGAAGACCAAGGGGTCCTCTTTGGAGAGGAAAGAAACTAATTGGTAAAGAAGCTCTCTTTGTTATTTCTGGGTTGAAGAGGTTTAAGGATGAAGAGGATACGCTTCACAAGTTCATCAAAACTCATGTCTTGCGACTTTTGAAGATGGACTTGATTGCTGTTCTTACTGAACTTGAGCGCCAACAGGAAGTTTCTCTCGCTCTCATG GTGTTTAATGTGATGCAAAAGCAGGACTGGTACAAGCCTGATATGTTCCTGTATAAAGATTTAATTATAGCTTTGGCAAGGGCTAAAAGAATGGATGATGTTTTGCAATTGTGGGAAAGCATGAGGAAGGAGAATCTATTCCCTGATTCTCAGACTTATACTGAAGTCATAAGGGGATTCTTGAGTAATGGATCTCCTGCAGATGCAATGAACATAtatgaggatatgaagaattcTCCGGATCCACCAGAGGAGTTGCCGTTTAGAATTTTGTTGAAAGGGCTCTTGCCACATCCTCTTTTGAGAAACAAAGTGAAACAAGATTTCGAGGAGATCTTTCCTGATTCCAGTATCTATGATCCACCACAAGAGATATTTGGTGCACGCTGA